Within Micromonospora parathelypteridis, the genomic segment TCGACCTCTGGGATGTCGTAGTGGATCAGCAGGTAGTGCAGCCCGGCGGGAGTGACGTCGTAGCGCAGCGCCTCCAACGGGATGCCGTGGTTGCGGGCGGCGAGCTGCAACTCCTCGGCGCTGATCGCCTCGTCCGGCTCCGCGAGCCGGGACGGCTCGCTCACGTCGGCCACCGTCGGCCCGTTGGGGGGCGACGTCCGGTCGTCGAGCGTGGTCATGCGGGCCTCCCCGGTCCAAACGGCGGCACCCGCCGTACGCGGCCCAGCCTAGGCCCTCCGCGCCGGCCCGAACACGGCCCGGGCAGCATCCTCGGTCCCCGGGCATAGCAGATCATCGGCGCTTCTGGTGGTCGTCCACAGCGCCGCCGGTTGTCCACAGCCGGGTCGGCCGGGCGCGCGGACGACCCGGCCTCGGCACCAGGCTGCCGTCATGAGACCGCCATCCGCCCCGCGTACCGGGTCCATCAGCCGGACCGTGCTGCTCTGCGCCGCGTTCCCCCTCGCGCTGACCGTCCTGCTCTGCGGGCTGGCGGTCCTGGTCGCGGCGGTGCCCGGCCGCCCAGCGTCGAGGGCCGTGCCGGTGGCTGTCTCGGTGCCGGTCGCCGGGCCTGCCGCGGCGGGCGTCGGGCCGGGGCGGTTCCGCTCGCCGGTCGCCGGGCCGCTTCGGCCGGTGCGCCGGTTCGACCCGCCGCCCCGGCCGTGGCTGGCCGGGCACCGGGGCGTCGACCTGGCCGCACCGCCCGGAGCGGTGATCCGCAGCGCCGGGTCCGGCATCGTGCTCTTCGCCGGCGTGGTGGCCGGCCGACCGGTGATCACCGTGGGACACGCCGACGGGCTGCGGACCACCCACGAACCGGTCCGACCATCCGTACACGCCGGCCAGCCGGTCACCGCCGGCGCGCCGCTGGGCGAGTTGCTGCCCGGGCATCCGGGCTGCCCGGCCGAAGCGTGCCTGCACTGGGGCCTGCGCCGGGGCACGGAATATCTGGACCCCCTGGCCCTGCTCGGCCTCGGCGCGGTGCGACTGCTTCCGGTCGACGGGGTCAGCGTCAGCGCTGGGCGAGCAGCGCCGGCAGCCGCACGGCCAGCCGCTCGTACTCGTCGGCGGTGTTGTAGACCTGGCCGGCGAGCCGCAGCCACCCCCGGCCGTTCCAGCACATCACCGCGACCTCGGCGGCGAGCCGTTCGCCGATCCGCGTCTGCAACGCCCGCGCCGCGTCGATGGTGGTGGCAGTCCCCGCCGGCAGCGGGATGAGGCGCAGAGACACCCCCGGCCCGCCGGGGTCGGGCAGTTGAGCGGGGGGCACCCCGAGAGCGTCCCCCACCACCCGTTGGCCGTACGCGGCGAGCGCGGCGTTGTGCGCCCGTACCCGGTCGACACCGAGACTGCGCAGCGTGAACAGCCCCGCCGGGGCGGCCAGCCAGGAGGTGTAGTCGAGAGTCGCCTGCCACTCGATCCGGGCCGGGAAGCCCGAGTCCTGCTCCCAGGAGACCACCAGCGGCTCGATCCGGTCCCGCCACCGCGGTGCCACCGCCAGCAGGGCGGTCCCGCGCGGCGCGTACGCCCACTTGTGCAGGTTGCCCACCCAGAAGTCGGCGCCGATGCTGCTCACCGTGGTGCCCAACATCCCGGGGGCGTGCGCGGCGTCCACCAGTACCGGCACGCCGTGTTCGCGCGCCACCCCGACGATGGCGGCGGTCGGGAAGAGCTTCGCGGTGGCCGAGGTGAGCTGGTCGACGACGAGCAGCCGGGTCCGTCCGGAGCGCAGGCCGGCACGGATGGTCTGCACGATCTGCTCGTCGGTGGCGGCCAACGGGATCGGCAGGACGCGGCTGACCGCCCCGGTGCGGCGGCACTCGCGCTGGATGGACAGGCTCACCGCCCCGTACCCGTGGTCGGTGCTGAGCACCTCGTCACCGGCTTGCAGGCCCAGCGACTGAAGCACCACGGCGACGCCGGTGGTGGTGTTGCCCACCAGGGCACTGCCGTCCGGGTCGGCGCCCAGGAACCCGGCGAGGTGCCGGCGGGTGTGCGCGATCCGGTCGACCAGCCCCTGGGTGAAGAAGCGCAGGGGGTTGGCCTCCATCTCGTCGCGCAGCCGCTGCTGGGCTCGCTGCACGCCGATCGGGGCCGCGCCGAACGAGCCGTGGTTGAGATGGCTGACCGCCGGATCGAGGGAGAACAGCAGGCGCGCGCCCGGGATCGGCTCAGGGGGTTGCGGGACGCTCACTTGATGATCGTAACCGCCGGGGTTCCTCGCCCTCCGGCGCTTGATCAGGCGCGCGGGTGCGCCTGCCGGTAGGCGGCACGCAGCCGCTCCGCCGAGACGTGCGTGTAGATCTGGGTGCTGGCCAGCGACGAGTGGCCCAGCAGCTCCTGCACGGCACGCAGATCCGCACCACCCTCCAACAGGTGAGTGGCGGCCGAGTGGCGCAGGCCGTGCGGGCTGGTCCGGGGTAGGCCGGCGGTCTGCGCGTACCCGCCGACGATCTGCCGCGCGGTCGTCGGGTTGAGCCGGCCGCCGCGCGCACCGAGCAGCAGCGCATCGCCCGAACGGGCGGCAACCAGCGTTGGCCGACCCTGTCGTAGCCAGTCGTCCAACGCCCTCTGCGCGGGCACCCCGTACGGCACCGACCGCTCGCGCCCACCCTTGCCGAGCACCCGGATCACCCGACGGCCGTGGTCGACGTCCCCGACGTCCAGCCCGCAGGCCTCGCTGATCCGTACCCCGGTGCCGTAGAGCAGCTCCAGCAGCACCCGGTCGCGCAGCGGCACCGCCTCGGTCGCGGGCTCTTTCGCTGCGCCCGATGCCGACCCGTCCGGTGGTGGGTCCGCGACCGGTGCCTGCCGGGCCGGCGCCTCGACCAGGGCGGCGGCCTGGTCGGCGCGCAGAACGCTGGGCAGCTCCCGGTGTGCCCGAGGGCTGGCCAGCGCGGCGCCCACGTCGGCGGGGAGCAGCCCGGCCCGGTGCGCCCATGCGCTGAACGCCCGCGCCGACGCGGCCCGCCGGGCCAACGACGTGCGGGCCGCACCGATGGTGCGCTGCCGCGCCAGCCAGCTGCGCAGCACCGACAGATCCACCTCGGCCAGGTCGACGCAGCCCATCCGCACGGCGTGGTCGAGCAGCGAGACGAGATCCGTGACGTACGCGCGGACGGTGTGCGCCGAGCGGTTACGAACCCGGGACAGGTGCTCGGCGAAATCGTCGACCGCGTCGCGCAACGCTGGCGGTAGCGCCTGGTGCATGGCCCGGGTGCTGCCCCGGCCCGGTCGGCTCATCGAGGCCGCACTGGTCGCGTCGGCGCGCTGGCCTGTCGATCGGCCCAGGCATCCCCAATGACAGCTGGCACGGCACCAGCCTACGGCCGATCGTCGTCCGTCACCGGCCACGATGATGCCGGTGTTCGTCCACCCCCGACTAGCGGCGGTTGGTCCTCTTGACCAGGAGCGCGACCAGACCGCCAACGAGTGCGATGGACGCGACGAGACAGAACAGGACGGCGATGTGCCACGGCTTGATAGCGCCCATGACCGCGCACAGTACCGGCAGTGTCGGCTGACGGGGATCCCGAGCAGCTTCCGCGGGTGATCGCGTCCGGACGACCACCCAACTGGCCTGCCGCGACGCATCCGCGTGCGGCCCTAAGCCGACGCGGACGTTTCCGCCGCTGTAGCCGGCTTACCGCGCTTCGACTTGGCGGGCGGGGCGAGGGCGTAACCGTCGTCGCGGCGCACCACCAGCGTCAACTCCTCCAGCAGGGACAGCTTGCGCAACGCCGTCCGTACGTCGACGCCAGCGCGGGCGGCGAGCCGGTCCACGCCCATCGCGCCCCGGCGGGGGAGCGCCTCCAGCAACGACCGCGCGTCGTCGTCGAGCGTGTCGGCGGGCCGCTGCGGTCCGCGTGCCAGCGGGGCCAGGTCCGTGCCGATCCGGCCCACCTCCTCAAGCACGTGCGCCACCCCGGTGACCAGCCGGGCCTTGGGGAACTCGCGGAGAAACTCGTGCGTGCCGACGGACATCGCCGAGGTCACCGGCCCGGGCACCACCATGGCCACCCGATTGGCGTAGATGGCCCGCCGAGCGGTCTGTGTCGCACCACTGCGCGCCGACGCCTCCACCACGACGGTGCCCAGGGTGCCTCCGGCGATCACGCGGTTGCGGATCAGGAACCGCGGCCGCAGTGGCTCGGCGCCGGGCGGCCACTCGCTGACCAACAGCCCGGTGTCGGCGATCCGGTCGAAGAGCCCGGCGTTGCCCATCGGGTACGGCCGGTCCAGCCCACAGGCGAGCACCGCGACGGTCAGCCCGCCCGAGTTGAGGGCACCCCGGTGGGCTGCAGCGTCGATGCCGAACGCGCCGCCGGACACGACGGTCCAGTCCCGTTCGGCCAGTCCATATCCCAGCTCGGTCGCCACGTGCTGGCCGTAGCCGGTGGCCGCCCGCGCTCCGACCACGGCCACCGAGCGCTCCAGGGCCTCGCCCAGCGGCCAGCTCCCGCGTACCCAGAAGCAGAGCGGCGGGGCGGTCTCACCGTCCACCCGGCGGGTGACGTCGGGCAGGTGCAGCGTGGACAGGCCGGCCACCCGCGCCGGCCACTCCTCGTCGTCCGGCGTGACCAGCCGGGCGCCGAGGCGGTCCGCCCGTTCCAGCGCCTCGGCCGCCACCGCCCGGGCGTCGCCGGCCGTCGACCGGGCGGCCACCGTGGTGTGCAGCCAGCCGTCCGGGCTGCCGCCGTCGAGCAGCAGGTCGAGCGTCGCCACCGGGCCGAGCCGTTCGACCAGTCGATGCACCGCGCGGGTGCCCGGCTCCGCCAGCCAGGTCAGTGCGACCCGGGCCAGCCTGTTCTCCTCGTCGGCGCTCACGTCGCCTCCCCCGTCCGTAGTTGAAGCGCTTCCCGGACGTCGTCCAGATCTGGCCGCTCCCGCCCGTCCAGATCGGCGATGGTCCAGGCCATCCGGATCACCCGGTCGAAGCCGCGTGCCGACAGCGAGCCCGAGTCGAGCCGGCCACGTAGTTCGGCGGTGACCCGGGCGGGCAGCCGCCACGGCGGTCGGCGCAGGTGCGGGCCTTCCACCTCGGCGTTGAGCCGCCGGCCGAGTCCGACCCAGCGGGTGGCCGCCGCCTGCCGGGCCGCCGCCACCCGGGCGGCGACCGTCGCCGAGGGCTCGGCCTCGCCGTCGGGTGCCATCAGCTCCGCCGCCCGCACCGGCATCAACCGCACCTGTACGTCGATCCGGTCGAGCAGCGGCCCGGAGAGCCGGCCGAGATAGCGGCGGCGGGCCAGCGCGGTGCACTCGCAGTGCGAGTCCCCGGCCGGCTTTGCACACGGGCAGGGATTGGCGGCCAGCACCAACTGGGTCCGGGCCGGGTACACGGTGCCGCCCCCGCTGCGCGTCAGCTGGATGTGGCCGTGCTCCAGCGGTTGGCGCAGCGCCTCCAACGCGCCCTTGCTGAACTCGGGGGCCTCGTCCAGGAAGAGCACGCCGCGGTGCGCCAACGACACCGCGCCGGGTCGGGCCAGCCCCGAGCCGCCGCCGACCAGCGACGGCACGGTCGCGGTGTGGTGCGGCGCCTGGAACGGTGGGCGACGCAGCAACCGGCCGCCCGGCGGCAGCAGCCCGGCGACCGAGTGCAGCGCGGTGACCTCCAGTGCCGCGTCGTCATCGAGCTCGGGCAGGATCGACGGCAGTCGCTCGGCGAGCATCGTCTTGCCGGCGCCGGGGGGACCGAGCAGCGCCACGTGGTGCCCGCCGGCGGCGGCCACCTCCAGTGCCCGCCGACCCACCTGCTGCCCGGCGACCTCGGCGAGATCCGGCCCGTCGGCGGCCGGTGCCGGGGCGGCCGTCGGCGGCTCGATCAGCGGGGTGCCGTCGCGAACGAAGGCGACCAGCCGGTGCAGCGTGTCCACCGCTCGCACCCGTACCCCGGGGATGACCGCGGCCTCGGCGGCGTTGCCGACCGGGACGATCACCCGCCCGACGCCGGCCTGGGCGGCTGCGGCGACCATCGGGAGCACGCCGCGCACCGGCCGGACCGTCCCGTCGAGCCCCAGCTCGCCGAGGACCACCACCCCCTCCAGTGGGAGCAGCGGCAGCTCACCCGAGCCGCCGAGCAGAGCTGCGGCGATGGCCAGGTCGAAGGCCGAGCCGAACTTCGGCAGAGTGGCGGGCAGCAGGTTGAGGGTGATCCGCCGATTGGGCCAGCGCTGGCCGGAGTTGACCACGGCGGCGCGGACCCGGTCGCGGGCCTCGTGCAGGGCGGTGTCCGGCAGGCCGGAGATCACCACCGCCGGTAGGCCGGCGGCCAGGTCGGCCTCCACCTCGACCAGATGACCGGTGACCCCGACCAGCCCGACGCAGAGCACCTTCGCGTAGCTCATGGCGCGTCACCGTTCCTTCGGGGTGCGCATCTCAGAACGCGCCCTTGAGGTGGTCGACCTGGGCGGGGCCGGCGTCGGGCAGCCGTACCGACAGCACGTCGAAACGCACCTCGTCGGCGGTCGTGCCGGTCTCGTCCAACCAACGCGCGGCGAGCCCCCGCAGCCGGCGGGCCTTGGACGGCACGACCGCCTCGGCCGGGGTGCCGAAGTCGTCGCCCCGGCGGGTCTTCACCTCGCAGAAGGCGAGCACGGGCCCGTCCCACGCGATGATGTCGATCTCCCCGGCCGAGCAGCGCCAGTTCCGGACGATCGGGCGCAGCCCTGCCTCGGTCAGGTGCCGGGCGGCGCACCGCTCGCCGTACGCGCCGACCGCCTGGTTCCGTTTCGTCATGGCCGGCACGGTGCTCGACGAGGCGGGCGCGCCGCGACCCCGACGGCGGCTGCCTGTGGACAACGGGTGCCTTGTGGACAGCCGCACGATCAAGCCCAACTGTGCTACGGCACCCCTGGTGCGGGCGGGCGTGGGAGCCCACGCAACGGGGTTCAGCGACTCAGCATCATGTGGTCATGGGCGGGTCGGCTCAGTCCCGGGCCGGGGTTGAAATGGCGCGGGAGCAGTCGGTCGCATACGGTGCCGGACGTGGACGGACGACGGAGCTTTCCCGAAGATCAGGAGTCGCGCTGGTATCCCGAGGAGCGGGGTCGCGGCTACGGCGAGTCGGAGTGGCGTGGCGCGGGTGAACAGCGGTACCGGGACAACGAGGTTCCCGAGCAGCGCGGTGCCGAGGAAAGTCGCTACGGCGAGGACACGAGCGCCGGTCGACGCCGCGAGCCGGACTCCGGCCGCTCCAGCGCGGTTGACCCAGGTCGCCTCGGATCGACCGAGCCGGACTCGGGCCGCTTTGGCGCGGTGGACCCGGGTCTTCTCGGCGCGTCGGAGCCGGACTCGGGCCGTTTTGGCGTGGTGAACTCCGGTCGGTTTGGATCGCCCGAGCCGGACTCCGCTCGCTTCGGGGCCGTCGACGCCCAGTCTGCTCGCTTCGGTGTGCCCGAGTCCGACTCGGGGAGGTTCGGCGCGGTCGACCCGTTGTCGGACGCGCGGTCGGAGACCGACGGTTACCGGGCCAGTCGCTCACGGCGGACGGACCGGGACCCCTCGGAGATCTCCGGTGAGCTGCCCGGTCGCCGGGCAGCGCGGGAGCCGGGCGCAGTGGCCACCCCGCTGACGGTCGGCAGCCGCGAAGCGGCCACCGGTGCGGGGACGCCGCCCAGCGACACGTCGGCTGGGGTGCTCGCCGACCAGGCGCGTCCGGCCCCGCTCGGCGGGTACCCGATCATCGAGCCGACCCGGGGCGGCGGCGAGACGCCACACCCGCTGGAGATGCCGACCGGCCCGATGCCGGGGATCGGCCCGCGCACGGACCTGCCCGCGACGGAGCCGACGGTGTACCCGCCGACGGCCGACGGTGTCTACCGGACCCGCCGGCCCGTGCTGGCCGTACTCTTCGCCGTGCTGGTGTTGATCTTCGAGATTCCCGCGATGCGCGTGTTGCTGGCCGGGGCGACCGGCGATCCGGTGGACGCCGGGAACGTGGTGGTGGGCATCGCCCTGGTCGCTGGTCTGCCGATCTTCGCAACCGGGCTGTACGGGCTACGAACCGGAGGTCTGGCGCTCACCGACGGTGGTCGGGGCTGGCTCCGCCCACCGACGGCCTACCTGACCGTCGGTCTGGTGCTCTTCGTGGCCGCCGCGCTCGCCGCCGGCTGACGCGTTCGGCCGTTTCAGGATCAACTCAATATCGGCGTTGTGGCGGTTTCGCGCCGCCCGGATACCCCAATATCGGCGATGTCGAGTCGATCACCCCCCGCTGGCCCGGAATGCCCGGCCCGATCACGCGCGTACCCCGGGGCGGCTGAACGGGTGAGGGGCGTACACTGGCCAACTGGCGACCGCCTCGCGCGGTCGACCTCGCGCGCCCTCTTCACGAATCGTCGTGGAGCGACGGCCTCCCTGGTCCCGATCTTGATCGGGTCCACCATGGGTCGGCGACCAGGCGCCAGGACGCCCGGCCACCGGCCGGGCGTGACAACCAGGGATCTTGAGGAGTACCCCAACCATGGCCGTCGTGACCATGCGCCAACTGCTGGAGAGCGGTGTCCACTTCGGGCACCAGACCCGGCGCTGGAACCCGAAGATGAAGCGCTTCATCATGACCGAGCGCAACGGCATCTACATCATCGACCTGCGCCAGACCCTCGAGTACATCGAGAAGGCGTACGAGTTCGTGCGTGGGACCGTCGCCGAGGGTGGCAGCATCCTGTTCGTCGGCACCAAGAAGCAGGCCCAGGAGGCTATCGCCGAGCAGGCGACCCGGGTCGGCCAGCCGTACGTCAACCACCGCTGGCTCGGTGGCATGCTGACCAACTTCCAGACGGTGTACAAGCGTCTCCAGCGGATGAAGGAGCTGGAGGGCCTGGGTGACCTGAGCGGCACCGCCGCCGGTTACACCAAGAAGGAGACCCTGCAGCTCTCCCGCGAGAAGATCAAGCTGACCCGCACCCTCGGTGGCCTGCGGGACATGCAGAAGCTTCCCGCCGCGGTCTGGATCGTCGACACCAAGAAGGAGCACATCGCCGTCGACGAGGCCCGCAAGCTGGGCATCCCGGTGATCGCGGTCCTGGACACCAACTGCGACCCGGACGAGGTCGACTTCCCGATCCCGGGTAACGACGACGCGATCCGTTCGGCCGAGCTGCTGACCAAGGTCGTCGCCGCCGCCGTGGCGGATGGTCTGATCGCGCGTTCCGGCCGTCGCCGGGGCAACGACGAGAAGCCCGAGGGTGTCGCGAGCGACGAGCCGCTGACCGAGTGGGAGCGCGAGCTGCTCGAGCCGAAGAAGGCCGACGAGTCGGCCACCCCGGCCGAGCAGCCGGCCGCCGCCGCCGAGCAGCCCGCCGCCCCGGAGCAGGCCACCACCGAGCAGCCGGCGACCGCTACCGCGGAGTGATCGCACCGTCGCTGCCCCGCTGTCCGTTTTTCGGACCGAGGGGCAGCGACGGTACGCCGG encodes:
- a CDS encoding aminotransferase class V-fold PLP-dependent enzyme, coding for MSVPQPPEPIPGARLLFSLDPAVSHLNHGSFGAAPIGVQRAQQRLRDEMEANPLRFFTQGLVDRIAHTRRHLAGFLGADPDGSALVGNTTTGVAVVLQSLGLQAGDEVLSTDHGYGAVSLSIQRECRRTGAVSRVLPIPLAATDEQIVQTIRAGLRSGRTRLLVVDQLTSATAKLFPTAAIVGVAREHGVPVLVDAAHAPGMLGTTVSSIGADFWVGNLHKWAYAPRGTALLAVAPRWRDRIEPLVVSWEQDSGFPARIEWQATLDYTSWLAAPAGLFTLRSLGVDRVRAHNAALAAYGQRVVGDALGVPPAQLPDPGGPGVSLRLIPLPAGTATTIDAARALQTRIGERLAAEVAVMCWNGRGWLRLAGQVYNTADEYERLAVRLPALLAQR
- a CDS encoding tyrosine recombinase XerC, yielding MSRPGRGSTRAMHQALPPALRDAVDDFAEHLSRVRNRSAHTVRAYVTDLVSLLDHAVRMGCVDLAEVDLSVLRSWLARQRTIGAARTSLARRAASARAFSAWAHRAGLLPADVGAALASPRAHRELPSVLRADQAAALVEAPARQAPVADPPPDGSASGAAKEPATEAVPLRDRVLLELLYGTGVRISEACGLDVGDVDHGRRVIRVLGKGGRERSVPYGVPAQRALDDWLRQGRPTLVAARSGDALLLGARGGRLNPTTARQIVGGYAQTAGLPRTSPHGLRHSAATHLLEGGADLRAVQELLGHSSLASTQIYTHVSAERLRAAYRQAHPRA
- a CDS encoding DNA-processing protein DprA — encoded protein: MSADEENRLARVALTWLAEPGTRAVHRLVERLGPVATLDLLLDGGSPDGWLHTTVAARSTAGDARAVAAEALERADRLGARLVTPDDEEWPARVAGLSTLHLPDVTRRVDGETAPPLCFWVRGSWPLGEALERSVAVVGARAATGYGQHVATELGYGLAERDWTVVSGGAFGIDAAAHRGALNSGGLTVAVLACGLDRPYPMGNAGLFDRIADTGLLVSEWPPGAEPLRPRFLIRNRVIAGGTLGTVVVEASARSGATQTARRAIYANRVAMVVPGPVTSAMSVGTHEFLREFPKARLVTGVAHVLEEVGRIGTDLAPLARGPQRPADTLDDDARSLLEALPRRGAMGVDRLAARAGVDVRTALRKLSLLEELTLVVRRDDGYALAPPAKSKRGKPATAAETSASA
- a CDS encoding YifB family Mg chelatase-like AAA ATPase, whose product is MSYAKVLCVGLVGVTGHLVEVEADLAAGLPAVVISGLPDTALHEARDRVRAAVVNSGQRWPNRRITLNLLPATLPKFGSAFDLAIAAALLGGSGELPLLPLEGVVVLGELGLDGTVRPVRGVLPMVAAAAQAGVGRVIVPVGNAAEAAVIPGVRVRAVDTLHRLVAFVRDGTPLIEPPTAAPAPAADGPDLAEVAGQQVGRRALEVAAAGGHHVALLGPPGAGKTMLAERLPSILPELDDDAALEVTALHSVAGLLPPGGRLLRRPPFQAPHHTATVPSLVGGGSGLARPGAVSLAHRGVLFLDEAPEFSKGALEALRQPLEHGHIQLTRSGGGTVYPARTQLVLAANPCPCAKPAGDSHCECTALARRRYLGRLSGPLLDRIDVQVRLMPVRAAELMAPDGEAEPSATVAARVAAARQAAATRWVGLGRRLNAEVEGPHLRRPPWRLPARVTAELRGRLDSGSLSARGFDRVIRMAWTIADLDGRERPDLDDVREALQLRTGEAT
- a CDS encoding YraN family protein gives rise to the protein MTKRNQAVGAYGERCAARHLTEAGLRPIVRNWRCSAGEIDIIAWDGPVLAFCEVKTRRGDDFGTPAEAVVPSKARRLRGLAARWLDETGTTADEVRFDVLSVRLPDAGPAQVDHLKGAF
- the rpsB gene encoding 30S ribosomal protein S2, whose amino-acid sequence is MAVVTMRQLLESGVHFGHQTRRWNPKMKRFIMTERNGIYIIDLRQTLEYIEKAYEFVRGTVAEGGSILFVGTKKQAQEAIAEQATRVGQPYVNHRWLGGMLTNFQTVYKRLQRMKELEGLGDLSGTAAGYTKKETLQLSREKIKLTRTLGGLRDMQKLPAAVWIVDTKKEHIAVDEARKLGIPVIAVLDTNCDPDEVDFPIPGNDDAIRSAELLTKVVAAAVADGLIARSGRRRGNDEKPEGVASDEPLTEWERELLEPKKADESATPAEQPAAAAEQPAAPEQATTEQPATATAE